Genomic DNA from Melospiza georgiana isolate bMelGeo1 chromosome 3, bMelGeo1.pri, whole genome shotgun sequence:
CCTGGTGGAGTGGattctgctgcagcacttgGGAATGGCCATCCAaacattttccctctctcccctcctgACAGCCCCCCAGCAACGAGAAGGTTTCTCAGAGATAAGTCCCTGTGCCATTTTTTAAAGCCACCTTTTGCAGCAGCAGGCCTCTCAGCCCGCTGGGTGCAGGAACTGAAACATGAATATCAGACACTTCCAAAATAGCTGAGACTTCCTTTCACTGCTGCTTCACCCTGCTATTCATATCAGCAATATTTAAATCTGGAGTCAACAGTACTGAGTTTGAAAATAGTACTTcctctttttctgtgtttatcaCACCCAGTGCTGGGGAGAAGTGATGTGTGCATTAGTTGATGTTGGTGCGAGTGACAGCTTCCTGTCTGATTTGTTTTTATCCTTTCAGGTAAAAAATGCACCTATGGCAACAAATGCAAATTTTACCACCCAGAGAGACAACATCAAGCTCAGCTTTCTGTAGCTGATGAGCTCAGGGCCAAAACAAAGGTCCCGTTACcccaggggaaggaggaggagaggtgTCAGTGCTCCCCTTGTGACGCCTGCACAGAAACTCTGCGGGAAGCCCGAGGCTGCTCGGGGCCCTCCCGCTGCCCAGGCCGGTCCCAGGGGGGCAGCTCGGAGCAGACATCCCGTGCCTGGCCCAGCAGCGCCGGCTCTGACCTGCGGAGGGACCCGCGCCTGCCGCAGCCCGAGCCGCTGCTGGAGAAGATGTCAGCGGTGTCCATCCGTGCGGACACCTACGGCCGCGGCTGGTCCCGCTGCACCTCTCGGGACAGGGGCGTCACggacagcccccagccccgctccgaCCTCAGGCACAAGCTGCTCTCACTCCATCCCCCTCGGGGCTTGGAGCGCCCCGGCTCTCCCGGGTGCCCTTTCCAGCGAGGAGCGCTCCCGGCCGTGCCCGGCGGGACGTGCCCGGAGCGCGGCTGGGCTCAGGAGCGCCCGGCTGTGCCCGGAGCAGGACACGGGAGCCGCTGCTTCCCTCGCGGTGCTCAGCACGAACAGGCCCTGGAGagccagcagcctctgctgcgGCAGTGCCCGGCCCCGTGCCCTGCCCGGCTGCCCCCGTACGGCgagccccattcccatccccatgctcagccccatccccacGCCCAGCTCCAGCCGCGCTGTGTGCCCGGCCAGGCCCCGGGGCAGGCCgcccagctggagcccagcGACGGAACGGGATTATTCCAGAACGCCCATGCCTACCCCAGTGCCGCTTACAGGGACTACTGGCACACCCCAGCTGCAAATCCACCCTCTGCCCAGCAAATAAACATacacagggagctgtgctccCCTTATCCGTACAGTGGGATGAGCCAGGTGATGACTCTGTACCCCAGTATCCAGGATAAGGGCACTGGAGCACCTCCCCTGTGAAGACAGGCTCAGaagttggggctgttcagcctggagaagttTGCATGGAGACCTCATAGAAACCTTCCAGCGTCTGAAGAGAGCCTACAAGGAAGCCAGAGAGGGACTCTTGATCAGGAACTCCAGTGACAGCACACAGGGggatggcttcaaactgagatggggtaggtttagattagatttGAGGATGAAATCCTTGATTGGGTGGGTGGTGAGAcactagaacaggttgcccagagaagttgtggatgccccatgcCTGCaagtgtttaaggccaggttggatggggctctgaacagcctggtctggtgaaaggtgaaaggtgtccctgcccatggcagcagggatgtTGGAACTGCATGATCTTTTATGTCCCTTCCAAGtcaaacaattctgtgattctatgatcttGCCTGCTGGACTTTAATGATTGAAAGTACATTCAAATTTGTGAAACATCCAGAGCAAACCATTCCCAATCAGCACAAGTCCCAGGGCAAGAAGATGCTGAGGCTTAACTAACTGAGGCTTATCTGAGTCTTAACTAACTGTTTTTAGAGGGTATTATGGCAAGGATTACAGCTGCTCCAGGAATACAAATACAAGCATCAAGTCAAGGCAAAGGCTGCCACCCACAGCAGTGGGATTGCATTCCACCTCCCCTGAAAGAGAACAGGAGGGCTCAGGGTTACTGGGCTGCCAGCATTTGAACCTCACTGGTGCCTGGATTGAGGATGGCACAGATTTTCATTAACACCCTGAAACGCTAGATGTGATTTTAGAGTCCAACCGATGGTTCAACTTCTGTAAAAGAACTGTGCTTGCTCAGCCAGCACAG
This window encodes:
- the ZC3H12D gene encoding probable ribonuclease ZC3H12D, which produces MALAGSISSKAASPHSRKVSAAGVEVHQSKMDFFCKLGYGKQDICKVLENLGQEALEDDVLKELIRMGSKPQAPEDQAQPSPLKLVARGSGSCSTSPGLKWPGEDESDSSDSLRPIVIDGSNVAMSHGNKEVFSCWGIQLAVDWFRERGHTDIKVFVPLWRKEPPRQDSPIADQHILEELEKQSILVYTPSRKVKGKRVVCYDDRYIVKVAYQSDGVIVSNDHYRDLQNENPEWKWFIEQRLLMYSFVSNRFMPPDDPLGRHGPTLSNFLSKKPVLPEKKWQPCPYGKKCTYGNKCKFYHPERQHQAQLSVADELRAKTKVPLPQGKEEERCQCSPCDACTETLREARGCSGPSRCPGRSQGGSSEQTSRAWPSSAGSDLRRDPRLPQPEPLLEKMSAVSIRADTYGRGWSRCTSRDRGVTDSPQPRSDLRHKLLSLHPPRGLERPGSPGCPFQRGALPAVPGGTCPERGWAQERPAVPGAGHGSRCFPRGAQHEQALESQQPLLRQCPAPCPARLPPYGEPHSHPHAQPHPHAQLQPRCVPGQAPGQAAQLEPSDGTGLFQNAHAYPSAAYRDYWHTPAANPPSAQQINIHRELCSPYPYSGMSQVMTLYPSIQDKGTGAPPL